Proteins encoded by one window of Anaerosalibacter sp. Marseille-P3206:
- a CDS encoding spore maturation protein, producing MIEFISIGIIPFMVLIIVLHGYIKGVDVYNSFVEGAKEGMKTSIKIMPYLIGIFISIGIFRGSNAMDMFIDLLSPITNVLGIPKEILPLVLIRPISGSGALGVVKDTIAQYGPDSMVGRLSSIMMGSSETIFYTLAVYFGSIGVEDYGHTLKAALLSYVISIFISIFICNLLI from the coding sequence ATGATAGAGTTTATTTCAATAGGTATAATACCTTTTATGGTTTTGATAATAGTACTTCATGGTTACATAAAAGGAGTAGATGTTTATAATAGTTTTGTAGAAGGGGCAAAGGAAGGTATGAAAACCTCCATCAAAATAATGCCCTATTTGATAGGCATCTTTATTTCAATAGGTATTTTTAGAGGATCTAATGCAATGGATATGTTTATAGATTTATTAAGCCCTATTACTAATGTCCTTGGCATACCTAAAGAAATACTTCCTTTAGTCCTTATAAGGCCTATATCTGGTAGTGGTGCATTAGGAGTTGTGAAAGATACTATAGCTCAATATGGGCCTGATTCTATGGTTGGCAGACTTTCCTCAATAATGATGGGTTCTTCTGAGACTATTTTTTACACTTTGGCTGTATATTTTGGCTCCATTGGAGTTGAGGATTATGGTCATACTTTAAAGGCAGCACTACTTTCCTATGTAATATCAATTTTCATATCAATATTTATATGTAATTTATTAATTTGA
- a CDS encoding DUF362 domain-containing protein, protein MAYKITDACISCGACAAECPVEAISAGDDRYVIDPEKCIDCGSCANVCPVDAPQQD, encoded by the coding sequence ATGGCTTACAAAATTACAGATGCTTGTATTAGCTGTGGCGCTTGTGCTGCAGAATGTCCTGTAGAAGCAATATCAGCAGGAGATGATAGATACGTTATAGATCCAGAAAAATGTATTGACTGTGGTTCTTGTGCAAATGTATGCCCAGTAGATGCTCCACAACAAGACTAA
- a CDS encoding nucleoside recognition domain-containing protein, whose translation MISTIWFLMIFIGIIYAVYTGNLGEINNIILSEAEEGVMFTISLIGIMAFWLGLMNIAEKSGLIKSIAKFFRPLIRLLFPEVPKGHPAERWILMNFIANMFGVGNAATAFGLKAMGELNSLNKDKKVATNSMAMFLIINMSSLQLVPLTVLKIRHDYGSSNPTDIIGPTIVATTLCTIIAIIIGKCFEVAKR comes from the coding sequence TTGATAAGTACAATTTGGTTTTTGATGATATTTATTGGAATCATATATGCTGTTTATACAGGAAATCTTGGAGAGATAAACAATATTATTTTGAGTGAAGCGGAAGAAGGGGTTATGTTTACTATAAGCCTCATAGGCATTATGGCCTTTTGGCTAGGGCTTATGAATATAGCTGAAAAGTCTGGGCTTATTAAGTCTATTGCAAAGTTTTTTAGACCATTGATAAGGCTATTGTTTCCTGAAGTACCAAAGGGTCATCCTGCAGAAAGATGGATACTCATGAATTTTATAGCCAATATGTTTGGCGTAGGGAATGCAGCAACTGCCTTTGGTCTTAAGGCAATGGGGGAATTAAATAGTTTAAATAAGGATAAAAAAGTTGCTACAAATTCTATGGCAATGTTTTTGATAATCAATATGTCTTCACTTCAATTAGTGCCATTGACAGTTCTAAAGATTAGACATGACTATGGTTCATCAAATCCAACTGATATCATAGGGCCTACTATTGTTGCAACAACTCTTTGTACAATAATAGCTATAATAATAGGAAAATGTTTTGAGGTGGCGAAAAGATGA
- a CDS encoding DNA double-strand break repair nuclease NurA, whose amino-acid sequence MYGVSEELKEKVNELNMILNEKYRKLLDMNNDDLRDFIQQNIGEIVKVEKLSTEELDSFYNRGGIIGVDGSKNRLGGAYPHYVEIYQGLAKSSISSNEPVYIADFFTPLNTEEEDEIIKRNGKDTLDTSGNEEFIRNYKLSGIEVDVALESVKKYNPYAIMMDGSLIRYDIECFEKWVELRKECEKRGVILIGVIKDIKTSMVGTMLLEEGVLRDADYLYDREMLYGLLGYGEMIKIREDVAKKSKEGFASVFMRSSNTPNVIGMDIIDSQREYLDEMARLVFTLTPVNSRGVPLWLDIVDKEVKLSDKMMRSLLENYLDRDILEKFFISERDKRTL is encoded by the coding sequence ATGTATGGTGTGAGTGAAGAGTTAAAAGAAAAGGTAAATGAACTCAATATGATCCTAAATGAAAAGTATAGGAAACTTCTTGATATGAACAATGATGATTTGAGAGATTTTATACAACAAAATATTGGAGAAATTGTGAAAGTGGAAAAATTATCCACAGAAGAATTGGACAGCTTCTACAATAGAGGTGGCATAATAGGTGTAGACGGTTCGAAAAATAGATTGGGAGGAGCATATCCCCATTATGTAGAAATATATCAAGGGCTGGCAAAGAGTTCAATATCTAGCAATGAACCTGTATATATTGCAGATTTTTTTACACCATTGAACACGGAAGAAGAAGATGAAATTATCAAGAGAAATGGCAAGGATACTTTGGATACAAGTGGAAATGAAGAATTTATAAGAAACTATAAATTGTCTGGGATAGAAGTTGACGTAGCATTAGAAAGTGTAAAAAAATATAATCCCTATGCCATAATGATGGATGGCTCTCTTATTCGATATGATATTGAATGTTTTGAAAAATGGGTAGAACTTAGGAAGGAATGTGAAAAAAGAGGAGTAATACTCATTGGAGTTATAAAGGATATAAAGACTTCCATGGTTGGAACCATGCTGTTAGAGGAAGGAGTTTTAAGAGATGCAGACTATTTATATGATAGAGAGATGCTCTATGGACTTCTTGGGTACGGAGAGATGATCAAAATAAGGGAAGATGTTGCTAAGAAATCTAAGGAAGGTTTTGCTTCTGTTTTTATGAGAAGTTCTAATACACCAAATGTGATTGGAATGGATATAATAGACAGCCAAAGAGAGTATTTAGATGAGATGGCTAGACTTGTGTTCACTCTTACACCAGTAAATAGTAGAGGTGTTCCATTGTGGCTTGATATTGTGGACAAGGAAGTGAAGCTTTCAGACAAGATGATGAGAAGTTTATTGGAAAATTATTTGGATAGGGACATATTGGAGAAGTTCTTTATATCTGAAAGAGATAAAAGAACACTTTAG
- the holB gene encoding DNA polymerase III subunit delta' — protein MDFNDILGHENVIKNLKRAMEKGNLSHSYLFVGPEAIGKKRVAMAFSKALLCENGGLEPCNKCTSCRKFDSSNHPDFYYVEPIKDSIKKEQIEEIIKTMLTKPLEGKRKVYLIDDSYTMNRHSQNAFLKTLEEPPSYVNIILISTSSKNLLPTIISRCEVIKFSPLEKEDIINFAIEEYEKTREEAEFLSSYSKGSIGRTIELLENDEFLNLREDTINTIDGVLKGDELKVLNSLSFFDENEENCEEILDIILYWFRDLYIYNEIGESDLIINRDKMELLSTETFLSRSKINDIIEFILVTKENIQRKVNYQLSIETMLLRMQEV, from the coding sequence ATGGACTTTAATGATATATTGGGTCATGAAAATGTTATTAAAAACTTAAAAAGAGCAATGGAAAAGGGAAACTTAAGTCATAGTTATTTGTTTGTAGGTCCTGAGGCTATAGGCAAAAAAAGAGTAGCAATGGCATTTTCTAAAGCCCTCCTTTGTGAAAATGGAGGGCTAGAACCTTGCAATAAATGTACTTCGTGTAGAAAATTTGATTCATCAAATCATCCTGATTTTTATTATGTAGAGCCTATTAAAGACTCAATCAAAAAAGAACAAATAGAAGAGATTATCAAAACTATGCTCACTAAGCCTTTAGAAGGTAAAAGAAAAGTTTATCTTATTGATGATAGTTATACTATGAATAGACATTCTCAAAATGCCTTTTTAAAGACTTTGGAAGAGCCACCAAGCTATGTAAATATTATTCTAATAAGTACAAGCAGTAAAAATCTATTGCCTACTATAATATCTCGCTGTGAAGTCATTAAGTTTTCGCCTTTAGAAAAGGAGGATATTATTAATTTTGCAATTGAAGAATATGAAAAAACTAGAGAAGAAGCTGAATTTCTTTCTTCCTATTCAAAAGGCAGTATTGGAAGGACAATTGAACTTTTAGAAAATGATGAGTTTTTAAATTTGAGAGAAGATACTATTAATACAATAGATGGGGTATTAAAAGGTGATGAGTTAAAGGTACTTAATTCACTAAGTTTTTTTGATGAAAATGAAGAGAATTGTGAAGAAATATTGGATATAATACTTTATTGGTTTAGGGACTTATATATTTACAATGAGATAGGAGAAAGTGATTTGATCATCAACAGGGATAAAATGGAATTGTTATCTACCGAAACTTTTTTATCAAGAAGCAAAATTAATGATATAATAGAATTTATATTGGTGACCAAAGAGAATATACAAAGGAAAGTGAACTACCAACTATCCATAGAGACAATGCTTTTAAGAATGCAGGAGGTATGA
- a CDS encoding ATP-binding protein, which produces MKVVGITTQQEVYIGSKDRNFRINEFLIIMDTYQGELMGEVVEAKTYNRYIPLNINGDLVDASVLESLRAIGYNIDEDTIYIAKVRLLNEAQYPIQTGSDVRVPEFHEVKDIMIQSSVEKGLVLGVIRNTDQMEEGMDEELKDLLYLFEDDKLKPQKGIPYIFDLKSMHQYPHVGVFGGSGSGKSFGLRVVLEELMRQSIPTIILDPHFEMDFSEPQDYLPEEKKEDFSGRFKCLQVGYHVGVRFEDLTAQDLKNLLDASSPITDAMSNVVDILFKRNDSYQSFHDRLKMLSEAQEEGTQEKLRRRIEEATTNVEKEAWKKRRELYDSYDKTCPYSSVRGIYWRLRKLYYEGVFSNDIHEIEEGLLLGKLIVIQGSTRMLQVFSTYLLNNLYHKRRDFKDAQYKHTTADYFPPFFIVTDEAHNFAPKGYDSPSKSILKEISQEGRKYGVFLILATQRPTLLDETITAQLNTKFIFRTVRASDIQTIKEETDIKEEEARRLPYLKSGDVFVSSATIGRTIYARIRASKTSSPHTLNPFDELFNYNNEKEEKFYKVVADKLPINDSQILSILGEVEREYGESMTIEQFKERMDNLAINKKVEKVSTPFGDMYK; this is translated from the coding sequence ATGAAGGTTGTAGGTATAACAACTCAGCAAGAAGTCTATATTGGGTCAAAGGATAGAAATTTTAGAATCAATGAGTTTTTAATTATAATGGATACTTATCAGGGAGAATTGATGGGGGAAGTGGTAGAAGCTAAGACTTATAACAGATATATTCCCCTTAATATCAATGGAGACTTAGTAGATGCTTCAGTTTTAGAATCATTGAGGGCAATAGGATATAATATAGATGAAGATACTATCTATATTGCAAAGGTAAGATTGTTAAATGAAGCCCAATACCCAATTCAAACAGGTTCTGATGTGAGAGTTCCAGAGTTTCATGAAGTAAAAGATATTATGATACAGTCATCAGTGGAAAAGGGATTGGTATTAGGAGTTATAAGGAATACTGATCAGATGGAAGAAGGAATGGATGAGGAATTAAAGGATCTATTATATTTATTTGAAGATGATAAGCTTAAACCTCAAAAGGGGATACCCTATATATTTGATCTAAAATCCATGCATCAATATCCTCATGTAGGTGTATTTGGCGGGTCTGGCTCTGGAAAGTCTTTTGGACTAAGGGTGGTATTGGAAGAACTAATGAGACAAAGTATACCAACTATAATACTGGATCCCCATTTTGAAATGGATTTTAGTGAACCACAGGATTATTTGCCAGAAGAAAAAAAGGAAGATTTCAGTGGAAGATTTAAATGTCTACAGGTAGGATACCATGTAGGAGTTAGATTTGAGGATTTAACTGCACAGGATTTAAAGAATTTGCTAGATGCTTCTAGTCCAATTACTGATGCCATGAGTAATGTGGTAGATATATTATTTAAGAGAAATGATTCTTATCAAAGTTTCCATGACAGATTAAAGATGCTAAGTGAAGCACAAGAAGAAGGTACCCAAGAAAAACTGAGAAGAAGAATAGAAGAAGCTACTACAAATGTTGAAAAGGAAGCTTGGAAGAAGAGAAGGGAATTGTATGATAGCTATGACAAGACTTGCCCTTATAGTTCTGTGAGGGGAATATATTGGAGACTTAGAAAGCTATATTATGAAGGGGTTTTCTCAAATGATATTCATGAAATAGAAGAAGGATTGTTGTTAGGAAAGTTGATTGTGATTCAAGGTAGTACAAGGATGTTACAAGTGTTTAGTACTTATTTACTTAATAATCTATATCACAAGAGAAGGGATTTCAAAGACGCTCAGTATAAACACACTACAGCAGATTATTTTCCTCCATTTTTCATAGTAACAGATGAAGCTCACAATTTTGCACCAAAGGGTTATGATTCTCCATCAAAATCCATATTGAAAGAGATTTCTCAAGAAGGTAGAAAATATGGAGTATTTTTGATATTGGCAACACAAAGACCTACCCTATTAGATGAAACTATTACTGCCCAATTGAATACTAAGTTTATATTTAGAACTGTAAGAGCGTCAGATATTCAGACTATAAAAGAAGAAACAGATATAAAAGAGGAAGAAGCAAGGAGACTACCATATCTTAAATCAGGAGATGTATTTGTATCTTCAGCGACCATAGGAAGAACTATATATGCTAGAATACGAGCTTCTAAGACTTCTAGCCCTCATACTTTAAATCCATTTGACGAACTGTTTAATTACAACAATGAGAAAGAAGAAAAGTTCTACAAAGTTGTTGCAGATAAACTGCCTATAAACGATTCTCAGATACTATCTATTTTAGGAGAAGTAGAAAGAGAATATGGAGAGAGTATGACTATAGAACAGTTCAAAGAGAGAATGGATAATTTAGCAATAAACAAAAAAGTAGAAAAGGTTTCTACACCTTTTGGAGACATGTACAAATGA
- the rsmI gene encoding 16S rRNA (cytidine(1402)-2'-O)-methyltransferase: MSNGTLFVCPTPIGNLEDITLRTLKVLNEVDIIAAEDTRHTLKLLNHYEIKKPLTSYHEHNKWEKGQVILEKLKLGKNIALVSDAGMPGISDPGEELIGLAIAEDIHVVALPGATASITALILSGLPTRKFVFEGFLSSNKKERISELERLRGETRTIILYEAPHRLMYLLKDMKEVLGNRNISISRELTKVYEETFRGTIEEAILAFKDNRRGEFVIIIEGGKIEEVNPYENISIKEHIKAYLEEGMTKKDAVKKVASDRNLAKNIVYKESIDL, encoded by the coding sequence ATGAGTAATGGAACACTTTTTGTATGTCCAACTCCCATTGGCAACTTGGAAGATATTACGCTTAGGACACTAAAAGTATTAAATGAAGTGGATATAATTGCAGCAGAAGATACAAGACATACTTTAAAACTATTGAATCACTATGAAATAAAAAAACCACTTACAAGTTACCATGAGCACAATAAATGGGAAAAAGGGCAGGTAATATTGGAAAAGCTTAAGTTAGGGAAAAATATAGCATTGGTATCAGATGCAGGTATGCCAGGTATATCAGACCCAGGAGAAGAGCTAATCGGATTGGCTATAGCTGAAGATATTCATGTGGTGGCATTGCCAGGGGCAACTGCGTCTATTACAGCGCTTATACTTTCAGGACTACCTACAAGGAAATTCGTTTTTGAGGGATTTCTTTCTTCAAATAAGAAAGAAAGGATTAGTGAACTAGAAAGACTTAGAGGTGAAACTAGAACCATAATACTATATGAAGCACCTCATAGATTGATGTATTTATTAAAAGATATGAAAGAGGTTTTAGGAAATAGGAATATATCCATTTCAAGGGAGTTGACAAAGGTCTATGAGGAAACCTTTAGGGGAACTATTGAAGAGGCAATTTTAGCTTTTAAGGACAATCGTAGGGGCGAATTCGTCATAATAATTGAAGGCGGGAAAATAGAAGAAGTAAACCCCTATGAAAATATTTCTATCAAAGAACATATAAAAGCTTATTTGGAAGAAGGCATGACTAAAAAAGATGCTGTAAAAAAGGTAGCTTCTGATAGAAATTTGGCAAAAAATATAGTATATAAAGAGAGTATTGACCTATAA
- a CDS encoding AbrB/MazE/SpoVT family DNA-binding domain-containing protein — protein sequence MKSTGIVRKVDELGRVVIPIELRRTLEIAEKDALEIYVDGEQIILKKYAPACIFCGQAKDVQVFKGKNICPACLEELQK from the coding sequence ATGAAATCAACAGGCATTGTAAGAAAAGTAGACGAATTGGGTAGAGTAGTAATCCCAATAGAATTAAGAAGAACATTGGAAATTGCTGAAAAAGATGCATTAGAAATTTATGTTGATGGGGAACAAATAATACTTAAAAAATATGCACCTGCTTGCATTTTCTGTGGACAAGCTAAAGATGTACAAGTATTCAAAGGTAAAAACATCTGCCCAGCTTGTTTAGAAGAATTACAAAAATAA
- a CDS encoding PSP1 domain-containing protein has translation MITVVGVRFKSAGKIYYFDPDELDIKEEDHVIVETARGIEFGHVVVGLKQVTEEEIVPPLKKVLRIATDEDRQIHMENKLKAKEAFSICLDKIEEHKLEMKLIDVEYTFDNNKVIFYFTADGRVDFRELVKDLASIFRTRIELRQIGVRDESKMMGGLGPCGKPICCSTFLGEFEPVSIKMAKEQDLSLNPTKISGLCGRLMCCLKYEQEVYEHILDKMPEIGTIVITPLGRGTVVETRTLMESVKVKVKLPDDTEDLILYKINEIEFTDEKDPAYIRVDEDENH, from the coding sequence ATGATAACAGTTGTAGGAGTTAGATTTAAAAGCGCAGGGAAAATTTATTATTTTGATCCAGATGAATTAGATATAAAAGAGGAGGATCATGTAATAGTAGAGACTGCTAGGGGCATCGAGTTTGGTCACGTTGTAGTAGGATTAAAGCAGGTGACAGAGGAAGAAATTGTGCCACCACTAAAGAAAGTACTAAGAATTGCAACAGATGAAGATAGACAAATCCATATGGAGAACAAACTAAAAGCCAAAGAGGCTTTTTCCATATGTTTAGATAAAATAGAAGAGCATAAACTTGAGATGAAACTAATAGATGTAGAATATACTTTTGACAACAACAAAGTTATATTTTATTTTACAGCTGATGGAAGAGTAGACTTTAGGGAACTAGTTAAGGATTTGGCATCGATATTTAGGACTAGGATAGAATTGAGGCAAATAGGTGTAAGGGACGAATCCAAGATGATGGGAGGATTAGGTCCTTGTGGGAAACCTATATGTTGTTCAACTTTCTTAGGAGAATTTGAGCCTGTTTCTATTAAGATGGCTAAGGAACAAGATTTGTCATTAAATCCTACTAAGATTTCAGGACTTTGTGGTAGGCTTATGTGTTGTCTAAAATATGAGCAGGAAGTATATGAACATATTCTAGATAAAATGCCTGAAATAGGAACTATAGTTATTACCCCTTTAGGAAGGGGAACAGTAGTAGAAACACGTACATTAATGGAAAGTGTAAAGGTAAAAGTAAAGTTGCCTGATGATACTGAGGATTTGATATTATATAAAATCAATGAAATAGAGTTTACAGATGAGAAGGATCCAGCTTATATTAGGGTGGATGAAGATGAAAACCATTAA
- a CDS encoding tRNA1(Val) (adenine(37)-N6)-methyltransferase, whose product MNIELKEGEKIDIIPGSTFKIIQNRGRFSYGTDAILLSSFAKFKKNSKIIDLGTGTGIIPLFLCSRYEISKAYGIEIQEEVAEMANRSIKLNRLEEKVKILNMDLKDLPSIFEAGEFHVVTSNPPYMVGGGGLVNKDDNFKISRHEIACSLEDVVRIASYLLREGGKFFLVHRPSRLADIIWLLRKYRLEPKSIRFVHPKMGKAPNILLLMSMKGGKQELKFQDPLYVYGEDGKYTDEIYKLYGMDVK is encoded by the coding sequence ATGAACATAGAATTGAAAGAAGGAGAAAAAATTGATATTATTCCTGGGAGCACATTTAAGATAATACAAAACAGGGGAAGATTTAGTTATGGAACAGACGCTATATTGCTTTCTAGTTTTGCTAAATTCAAGAAGAATTCTAAGATAATAGATTTAGGGACGGGAACAGGTATTATTCCACTATTCTTATGCTCAAGATATGAAATCAGCAAGGCTTATGGTATAGAAATACAAGAAGAAGTGGCAGAGATGGCAAATAGAAGTATAAAACTTAATAGACTAGAAGAAAAAGTTAAAATACTTAATATGGATTTAAAGGATTTACCTAGTATATTTGAAGCTGGTGAATTTCATGTAGTTACCTCAAATCCACCATATATGGTAGGGGGAGGAGGATTAGTAAATAAAGACGACAATTTCAAAATATCTCGTCATGAAATAGCTTGTAGCTTAGAGGATGTAGTGAGAATAGCTAGTTATCTATTGAGGGAAGGCGGTAAGTTCTTTTTGGTTCACAGGCCTTCTAGATTAGCAGATATTATTTGGCTTTTGAGGAAATATAGATTAGAACCTAAATCTATTAGATTTGTCCACCCTAAGATGGGGAAGGCGCCAAATATTTTACTTTTAATGAGTATGAAGGGTGGAAAACAAGAACTTAAATTTCAAGATCCCCTATATGTTTATGGTGAAGATGGAAAATATACAGATGAAATCTATAAATTATATGGAATGGACGTGAAGTAA
- a CDS encoding 3D domain-containing protein, with amino-acid sequence MEKFSVPNKHHLKIITILAVATMLIVSIIEYKTKKVNICIDDSKATVRTFKSTVGELLEKQGIKLTKGAYINYKATEELKDDTTIVIKNPKTYRVKVANKVIEVESTENTVENILESLKIDLGKNDYTYPDLKERVNPMDNIEVVQIKETTDIVKEEIPFENISRKSNKLAKGTTQVVQEGKNGLKEVQVKKIFKNGKLNSEDIVAEKIVTKPVANIVEEGTKDFIVASRGNFRFKRSFVVTATAYDLSYASCGKHPGDRGYGITASGTKARPGVVSVDPRVIPLGTKLYIESLDGTNDYGFATAEDTGGAIKGNRIDLFFTSGEACKQFGRRKVKVYILEK; translated from the coding sequence ATGGAAAAATTTTCAGTACCTAATAAGCACCATCTGAAAATTATTACAATCCTCGCTGTAGCAACTATGCTTATAGTTAGCATTATTGAGTACAAGACAAAAAAGGTGAATATTTGCATAGATGATAGTAAAGCAACAGTTAGAACATTTAAATCTACTGTTGGAGAACTTCTCGAAAAACAAGGAATAAAACTTACAAAAGGAGCTTATATAAATTATAAAGCTACCGAAGAATTGAAAGATGACACTACTATAGTCATTAAGAATCCTAAGACCTATAGGGTAAAAGTTGCAAATAAAGTGATTGAAGTTGAATCTACAGAGAACACAGTTGAGAATATACTTGAAAGCTTAAAAATTGATTTAGGAAAAAATGATTATACTTATCCTGATCTTAAGGAAAGAGTAAACCCTATGGATAACATTGAGGTGGTACAAATAAAAGAAACCACCGATATAGTAAAGGAAGAAATTCCTTTTGAAAACATATCAAGAAAATCTAATAAGTTGGCTAAGGGAACTACACAAGTTGTCCAAGAAGGTAAAAATGGATTAAAAGAAGTTCAAGTTAAAAAAATCTTTAAAAATGGGAAGTTAAACTCAGAAGATATTGTCGCTGAAAAAATTGTAACAAAACCAGTGGCAAATATAGTTGAAGAAGGCACAAAAGATTTTATTGTTGCCTCAAGAGGAAACTTTAGATTTAAGAGAAGTTTTGTTGTTACAGCTACAGCCTATGATTTGTCCTATGCAAGTTGTGGTAAACATCCAGGAGATAGGGGATATGGTATTACAGCTTCAGGTACTAAAGCCAGACCAGGTGTAGTATCTGTTGACCCAAGAGTTATACCTCTGGGTACAAAGCTTTATATTGAATCCCTAGATGGTACTAATGATTATGGCTTTGCTACAGCAGAGGATACAGGTGGTGCTATAAAAGGTAACAGGATTGACTTGTTTTTTACAAGTGGAGAAGCCTGTAAGCAGTTTGGTAGAAGAAAAGTAAAAGTTTATATTTTAGAAAAATAA